The following are from one region of the Deltaproteobacteria bacterium genome:
- a CDS encoding thiolase family protein gives MEKVAIVGVGQSAFVRGYEGSIRELAFEAYREAMADAQLGPKEIDASIICSAPEYDKQRTPAGVIAEYLGLTPQPTFYVENVCSSSSMGVRLGYALIESGLHGVILVLGFQKMSEITSAESQERMGRGADIMWESPFGTMMPAYYAMHARAHFARYGTTEEDLALIRVKAALYGQLNEKAVYRKSVSLEQVLSSDTVSTPLKRFDCCANADGSSCIILARKDRAADMPNRPIWILGLGAASAPVNMAGRDSLTGLRCAQEAARQAFEMAGLGPQDVDVAEIHDCFTIAELMAYEDLGFASPGEGRYLIREKETYQKGRIPINVDGGLLSKGHPIGATGGSQIRTVVLQLRGEAGQAQVEDPKVGLIHNIGGVGLYGNVTILGTEPG, from the coding sequence ATGGAGAAGGTCGCCATTGTCGGTGTAGGCCAAAGTGCCTTCGTGCGCGGGTATGAAGGATCGATCCGGGAGTTGGCCTTTGAGGCTTATCGCGAGGCCATGGCGGACGCCCAACTCGGACCAAAAGAGATCGATGCCTCCATCATCTGTTCGGCTCCTGAGTATGACAAACAGAGAACCCCTGCCGGGGTAATCGCCGAGTATCTCGGACTGACACCACAGCCGACCTTCTATGTTGAGAACGTCTGTTCCTCCAGCAGCATGGGAGTGAGACTCGGCTATGCTTTGATCGAATCCGGGCTCCATGGGGTGATACTCGTCCTCGGATTTCAGAAGATGTCCGAGATCACCTCTGCCGAATCCCAGGAAAGGATGGGCCGAGGTGCTGACATCATGTGGGAGTCGCCTTTCGGCACCATGATGCCTGCCTACTATGCCATGCATGCCCGGGCGCACTTCGCAAGATACGGGACCACCGAGGAGGATCTAGCACTGATAAGGGTGAAAGCCGCACTGTACGGTCAGCTCAATGAAAAGGCCGTCTACCGAAAGAGCGTGTCTTTGGAACAGGTCCTCTCCTCTGACACGGTCTCGACGCCTCTAAAGAGATTCGACTGCTGCGCGAATGCAGACGGATCTTCCTGCATCATCCTGGCCCGAAAGGATAGAGCAGCCGACATGCCGAACAGGCCCATCTGGATTCTGGGGCTGGGTGCGGCTTCCGCACCTGTCAACATGGCGGGACGGGATTCCCTGACAGGACTGAGGTGTGCCCAGGAGGCAGCGAGGCAGGCCTTTGAAATGGCGGGCCTTGGACCTCAGGATGTGGATGTGGCAGAGATCCACGACTGCTTTACCATCGCCGAGCTGATGGCCTACGAGGACCTGGGGTTCGCCTCTCCCGGAGAAGGAAGATACCTGATTCGCGAAAAGGAGACATACCAGAAAGGAAGAATCCCCATCAATGTCGACGGGGGCCTCCTGTCAAAGGGGCACCCCATCGGAGCCACCGGAGGATCCCAGATCCGGACCGTCGTACTCCAGCTCCGCGGGGAAGCCGGACAGGCACAGGTTGAGGATCCGAAGGTCGGCTTGATTCATAATATCGGTGGAGTCGGTCTTTACGGCAATGTCACCATATTGGGAACCGAACCGGGCTGA
- a CDS encoding Zn-ribbon domain-containing OB-fold protein, which produces MGFEEFGTVSFVSQTKVDGFVHRLRQGKVSGSRCRQCGTTYFPPRADCCACMSSEMDWFDVVGEGKLVSYSTLSYAPTGFERDLPYTIGLVRFPGEVQVFGRLSKSIEPGQVAVDMALLVRPVMLPGNRISYEFVKP; this is translated from the coding sequence ATGGGCTTTGAGGAATTTGGAACGGTCAGCTTCGTGTCTCAGACCAAAGTCGACGGCTTTGTCCATCGTCTCCGCCAGGGAAAGGTTTCCGGGAGCCGATGCAGGCAATGCGGCACCACATACTTCCCCCCCAGGGCAGACTGCTGCGCATGCATGTCGAGTGAGATGGACTGGTTCGACGTGGTGGGAGAGGGGAAACTGGTCTCCTATTCAACCCTCAGTTACGCCCCTACGGGGTTCGAGAGGGACCTGCCCTACACCATCGGCCTCGTACGATTCCCTGGGGAGGTCCAGGTTTTCGGCCGCCTGAGCAAATCCATAGAACCTGGACAAGTCGCTGTGGACATGGCCCTTCTTGTTCGTCCTGTAATGCTGCCGGGCAACAGAATTAGCTACGAGTTCGTCAAACCCTGA